A stretch of the Sneathiella limimaris genome encodes the following:
- a CDS encoding DUF1801 domain-containing protein — translation MHISPAIQNPDVRDVFSALPKAAQAHLATLRNVIFDFSSNSQQVGKIEECLKWGQISFVPYAPKSGTTIRFDYDGTADRLGLLVHCQTRLIDDFRHEFPNAFEYEKNRGLWFSCKEKLDLDLLKSFIFRALTYHL, via the coding sequence ATGCATATCTCTCCAGCGATACAAAACCCGGATGTCAGAGACGTTTTTTCTGCGCTTCCAAAAGCTGCACAAGCCCATCTCGCCACTCTGCGCAACGTTATTTTTGATTTTTCATCAAACTCACAGCAAGTCGGAAAAATCGAGGAATGCCTTAAATGGGGACAAATCAGCTTTGTCCCGTACGCGCCAAAAAGTGGCACAACCATTCGTTTTGACTATGATGGAACAGCAGATAGGCTCGGGCTACTAGTCCATTGCCAAACTCGTCTTATTGATGACTTCCGTCACGAATTTCCGAACGCGTTTGAATATGAGAAAAATCGGGGGCTTTGGTTCTCATGCAAGGAAAAGTTGGATCTGGATCTTCTCAAGAGTTTTATTTTTCGGGCACTAACCTATCACCTATAA
- a CDS encoding RNA polymerase sigma factor, with the protein MPRSSVQPQVSSAGSMPSEIKKAQTLEVRKSPISARREKGVEERFWLAWNEHREYLKRLSMLWMNISAMEVEDALSDATIRALEKYKIHEKNINNQRAWFARLLHNICIDRHRSNRRRVQLGDKLKEIREISEAVITLDAGTPEGHLLNQELGRILRSKIEQLPEKLKGPLIMRLVQEETYDEIARRLDISNDNARKRVQQARAILRRDLAFLQQK; encoded by the coding sequence TTGCCGCGATCATCTGTACAGCCTCAGGTTTCATCTGCTGGATCCATGCCGAGTGAGATAAAAAAGGCGCAAACTCTAGAAGTTCGTAAATCTCCAATAAGTGCGAGGAGAGAGAAAGGAGTTGAGGAGCGGTTCTGGCTTGCCTGGAATGAGCATCGTGAATATCTAAAACGCCTTAGCATGCTCTGGATGAATATCAGCGCAATGGAAGTCGAGGATGCTTTAAGCGATGCGACGATCAGGGCATTGGAAAAGTACAAAATTCATGAAAAGAACATAAATAATCAACGCGCTTGGTTCGCACGATTACTCCACAATATATGTATCGATCGTCATCGCTCTAATCGTCGTCGGGTGCAATTGGGAGATAAGCTAAAAGAAATCAGAGAAATTAGCGAAGCCGTAATCACGCTTGATGCGGGTACACCGGAGGGGCATTTGCTCAATCAGGAGCTTGGAAGAATATTGCGCTCTAAAATTGAGCAGCTTCCAGAGAAGTTGAAAGGCCCTCTGATTATGAGACTGGTACAAGAGGAGACTTACGATGAAATTGCAAGGCGTCTTGATATATCAAATGACAATGCCCGTAAACGGGTACAGCAGGCACGGGCGATTTTGCGGAGGGATTTAGCGTTTTTACAGCAGAAATAA
- a CDS encoding RebB family R body protein, with amino-acid sequence MTDKKSGEYYDRVTESVVKVNEIVLGSAASTAMATMYITMAQAAGISSLGTVSTQQNRNILGTATIAAGTGNLLWSGMNDQVAELTISERLKNWETMLSVSEGNDGSSKDAQGSEDNQPDQRAEGEPERR; translated from the coding sequence ATGACAGATAAAAAATCAGGCGAATACTATGATCGAGTTACAGAATCCGTAGTAAAAGTAAATGAAATTGTTTTAGGTAGTGCCGCATCTACTGCGATGGCCACGATGTACATCACGATGGCACAAGCTGCCGGCATTAGCAGCCTGGGGACTGTCTCCACTCAACAGAACCGAAATATACTGGGAACAGCCACAATTGCTGCTGGTACAGGCAATCTGTTATGGAGCGGTATGAACGACCAAGTTGCGGAGCTCACTATTTCAGAAAGATTGAAGAATTGGGAAACAATGCTGTCTGTCTCTGAAGGCAATGATGGATCTAGTAAGGACGCTCAAGGGTCTGAAGACAATCAGCCAGATCAAAGAGCAGAGGGAGAACCCGAACGGCGTTAA
- a CDS encoding RebB family R body protein produces the protein MAEKPSPPKLDSLYANVEESPNFAMGLLYQFVAHSSGLALENATINAGILNSVNTANGNVLTALKNAEAAVLSSQQTTIGSSYNSQTAAITEAMNSQTTTAVTGLNSVSSAGATALSAQTSQEIAGITADAIAATAVAMDSIVKKMGG, from the coding sequence ATGGCTGAAAAACCTTCGCCTCCCAAACTCGACAGCCTCTATGCAAATGTCGAAGAATCCCCCAACTTTGCCATGGGGTTGCTTTACCAATTCGTCGCCCACTCTTCAGGTCTTGCCTTGGAAAACGCAACGATAAATGCTGGTATTCTGAATAGTGTGAATACGGCCAACGGAAATGTACTAACGGCCCTCAAAAACGCTGAAGCAGCAGTACTCAGCTCTCAACAAACCACCATCGGAAGTTCTTACAATTCTCAGACAGCCGCCATTACTGAAGCGATGAACTCCCAGACTACAACAGCGGTAACAGGGTTAAACTCAGTATCCAGCGCAGGTGCAACTGCCTTAAGTGCCCAGACCAGTCAGGAAATAGCTGGCATAACCGCTGATGCAATTGCGGCCACAGCGGTGGCGATGGATAGTATTGTTAAAAAGATGGGAGGTTAA
- the map gene encoding type I methionyl aminopeptidase — protein sequence MIAKSDAEISGLMEIGGIIKEILDTVEQLVKPGVTTRELDELVGQMLSDAGAKSAPKLAYDFPGFSCISVHDEAAHGIPGSRRLLEGQLVNVDVSAEKNGFWADSGRSIAVGSISNDLQVLCQTTRDSLDAGIKAARAGSPIHNIGKAVEDVASQAGFNIIEGLVGHGIGRNIHEPPEVHNRFASSGSEVLQEGLVITIEPFLTPGIGAYREGRDGWTLLTLDGSPAAQYEHTMIITNDEPIILT from the coding sequence ATGATTGCCAAGTCAGATGCTGAAATTTCCGGGTTGATGGAAATTGGCGGTATCATTAAGGAAATTCTGGATACAGTGGAGCAGCTGGTCAAGCCAGGCGTGACAACACGAGAGTTGGATGAACTGGTTGGGCAAATGCTGAGCGACGCAGGGGCTAAATCTGCGCCAAAACTTGCTTATGATTTTCCAGGGTTTTCTTGCATAAGTGTTCATGATGAGGCTGCTCATGGTATCCCGGGCTCGAGACGTCTTCTGGAGGGGCAGCTTGTGAATGTCGATGTCAGCGCAGAGAAAAACGGTTTTTGGGCTGACTCCGGGCGATCGATTGCAGTGGGTTCTATATCAAACGATTTACAGGTTTTGTGCCAAACAACGAGAGACTCCCTGGATGCTGGTATCAAAGCTGCAAGAGCTGGATCTCCTATCCATAATATCGGCAAAGCCGTCGAAGACGTGGCAAGTCAGGCCGGCTTTAATATCATTGAAGGGCTGGTAGGGCACGGTATTGGCCGGAATATTCATGAACCTCCTGAAGTTCACAACCGGTTTGCAAGTTCCGGCAGTGAGGTTCTTCAGGAGGGGCTGGTGATTACAATTGAGCCGTTTCTAACACCTGGTATCGGTGCTTATCGAGAAGGTCGTGATGGCTGGACGTTATTAACACTCGATGGCTCTCCTGCTGCTCAGTATGAGCATACAATGATCATTACCAATGATGAGCCAATCATCCTCACCTAA
- a CDS encoding RebB family R body protein produces the protein MANDTPVNSQITDAVTQSNMTALGNAPAQSMATAYQLLAQSVGVSMQNAVANQQNMNTIDSAIVSQGISLLFNLDGAVDARSAKVMLADDSNAEVLATLQAIIQELKAKKDDEEN, from the coding sequence ATGGCAAATGACACTCCGGTGAACAGCCAGATAACTGACGCCGTCACACAATCAAATATGACCGCGTTGGGCAATGCGCCCGCTCAATCAATGGCAACCGCCTACCAGTTATTAGCCCAGTCGGTTGGTGTTTCCATGCAGAATGCTGTCGCAAATCAGCAGAACATGAACACCATTGACAGCGCCATCGTCTCTCAGGGTATCAGCCTACTGTTCAATCTTGACGGGGCTGTAGATGCACGCTCAGCCAAGGTCATGCTGGCAGATGACTCAAATGCTGAAGTCCTAGCGACATTGCAGGCAATCATTCAAGAACTGAAAGCCAAAAAAGATGATGAGGAAAATTAA
- a CDS encoding RebB family R body protein encodes MTQANVTSLAEAPAVSMAYTYQVFGQVVGASMQNAVSNQQSASTIDLAVTTQGTSVLYSLSSATASKATSEILAGNPVAESLTAMQAAANAF; translated from the coding sequence ATTACCCAGGCCAATGTCACTAGCCTAGCGGAAGCCCCTGCCGTATCCATGGCCTACACTTATCAAGTGTTTGGTCAGGTTGTTGGCGCCAGCATGCAAAATGCCGTATCCAACCAGCAAAGCGCCTCCACTATTGACTTGGCCGTCACCACACAGGGGACAAGTGTTCTTTATAGCTTGTCTTCCGCAACAGCTTCAAAAGCAACTTCTGAGATTCTTGCAGGTAATCCTGTCGCTGAATCCTTGACTGCTATGCAGGCTGCTGCCAACGCGTTTTAA